Proteins from a genomic interval of Oscillatoria salina IIICB1:
- a CDS encoding HAD-IA family hydrolase yields MPTIAYLIYDLDGLLLNTESINAKVNQAIAARYGKIFDKSVKAKIAGRNALDSATIIVEILKIPLSPKKYLQEREKIIQKLYSQAQPLPGAVNLTKHFHQHRLPQAVATSTAKHTFALKTSRHQQWFSLFNCIVTGDDPDLKQGKPAPDIFLLAAQRLGASPEECLVFEDSLSGVQAAFAAGMSVVAVPDPDIDRSLYQNADLVLNSLSEFNPEFWNLPGF; encoded by the coding sequence GTGCCTACAATAGCTTATCTTATCTACGACTTAGACGGTTTACTTTTAAACACCGAATCAATTAACGCTAAAGTTAACCAGGCGATCGCTGCTCGTTACGGTAAAATTTTCGATAAATCGGTAAAAGCGAAAATTGCCGGAAGAAATGCCCTCGATTCAGCCACCATTATCGTCGAAATCCTCAAAATACCCCTTTCTCCAAAGAAATATCTCCAAGAGCGAGAAAAGATTATTCAGAAATTATACTCCCAAGCTCAACCTCTTCCAGGAGCAGTAAATCTCACCAAACACTTTCATCAGCATCGCTTACCCCAAGCCGTTGCTACCAGCACCGCCAAACATACCTTTGCCTTAAAAACCAGCCGTCATCAACAATGGTTTAGTTTGTTTAACTGTATCGTAACCGGAGATGACCCCGATTTAAAACAAGGTAAACCCGCACCAGATATTTTTCTCCTCGCAGCCCAACGTTTAGGTGCTTCTCCAGAAGAATGTTTAGTTTTTGAAGATTCTCTCTCTGGCGTACAAGCCGCTTTTGCCGCCGGAATGTCGGTGGTTGCAGTTCCCGATCCTGACATAGATCGCAGTTTATACCAAAATGCCGATCTAGTTCTCAACTCCTTAAGCGAATTTAACCCTGAGTTTTGGAACTTACCAGGATTTTAA